AATTGGTTTTTTACTGGCTATTAGTTCTAATATAGGTTTTCTCAGATGGTTTTTATATATATTTTTTATTAGTAGCAAGCGTAATTTTGCTGCTAGCCGGCACTATTTTTATCGTCAGCGTAAAAATATACAACGGCTTAGTTATTAAGAAAAATCAGGTCAGCAAATCTTTTTCTAGTGTTGATGTATTGCTTAAGAAAAGATGGGATTTAATTCCTAACTTAGTTGGTGTAGTGAAAAATCATCTGCAATTTGAACAGCA
The Coleofasciculaceae cyanobacterium DNA segment above includes these coding regions:
- a CDS encoding LemA family protein, whose protein sequence is MLLAGTIFIVSVKIYNGLVIKKNQVSKSFSSVDVLLKKRWDLIPNLVGVVKNHLQFEQQTLAEITRLRSQVMSGGVSAEHRLTLENQISRTMGNIVALVENYPDLKMQPLRNITMP